One Alligator mississippiensis isolate rAllMis1 chromosome 1, rAllMis1, whole genome shotgun sequence genomic window carries:
- the GOPC gene encoding Golgi-associated PDZ and coiled-coil motif-containing protein, protein MSAAGAGPCGAAGGGGCGAGGTSMFRWLEVLEKEFDKAFVDMDLLLGEIDPDQADITYDGRQKMTSLSSCFAQLCHKAQTVSQINHKLEAQLVDLKSELTETQAEKTVLEKEVHDQLLQLHAIQLQLHAKTGQSVDSGTIKAKLERELEANKKEKVKEAQLEAEVKLLRKENEALRRHIAVLQAEVYGARLAAKYLDKELAGRVQQIQLLGRDMKGPAHDKLWNQLEAEIHLHRHKTVIRACRGRNDLKRPMQAPPGHDPDSLKKSQGVGPIRKVLLVKEDHEGLGISITGGKEHGVPILISEIHPGQPADRCGGLHVGDAILAVNGVNLRDAKHKEAVTILSQQRGEIEFEVVYVAPEVDSDDENVEYEDESGHRYRLYLDELEAGGNSGSSRKDADVTVKPSQGFDKKPSIDGHENGDLGNSVETPLEETAPKLANSAESLS, encoded by the exons ATGTCGGCGGCGGGGGCGGGCCCATGCGGGGCGGCCGGCGGCGGGGGATGCGGCGCGGGCGGCACGTCCATGTTCCGGTGGCTGGAGGTGCTGGAGAAGGAGTTCGACAAGGCCTTCGTGGACATggacctgctgctgggagagatCGACCCCGACCAGGCGGACATCACGTACGACGGCCGCCAGAAGATGACCAGCCTCAGCTCCTGCTTCGCGCAGCTCTGCCACAAGGCGCAGACCGTCTCCCAGATCAACCACAAGCTCGAG gCGCAGCTAGTTGATCTAAAATCTGAACTGACAGAAACTCAGGCTGAGAAAACAGTATTGGAAAAGGAGGTGCACGATCAGCTTTTGCAACTCCATGCCATCCAACTTCAGCTACATGCCAAAACTGGTCAGAGTGTTGATTCTGGGACTATTAAAGCAAAACTG gaGAGAGAACTGGAAGCCAATAAGAAAGAAAAGGTCAAAGAAGCTCAGCTGGAAGCTGAGGTGAAGTTACTgaggaaagaaaatgaagcaCTTCGTCGACACATAGCTGTGCTCCAGGCCGAGGTTTATGGAGCAAGATTGGCAGCCAAATATTTAGATAAAGAACTAGCTGGAAG GGTTCAACAGATTCAGTTATTAGGTCGAGATATGAAGGGACCTGCTCATGATAAACTCTGGAACCAGCTTGAAGCTGAAATTCACCTGCACCGTCACAAAACTGTTATTAGAGCATGTCGGGGTCGTAATGACCTGAAACGACCAATGCAAGCACCACCAGGACAT GATCCAGATTCCTTGAAGAAGAGTCAAGGTGTTGGTCCAATCAGAAAAGTTCTTCTAGTCAAAGAAGACCATGAAGGACTAGGCATTTCAATCACA GGTGGGAAGGAGCATGGTGTTCCTATACTAATTTCAGAAATCCACCCTGGTCAACCTGCTGACCGATGTGGAGGGCTGCACGTTGGAGATGCCATTCTGGCAGTCAACGGTGTCAATCTGAGGGATGCCAAACACAAAGAAGCTGTAACAATTCTTTCCCAGCAG AGAGGGGAAATTGAGTTTGAAGTGGTGTATGTTGCTCCAGAAGTGGACTCAGATGATGAAAATGTAGAATATGAGGACGAGAGTGGACATCGCTATCGTCTGTATCTTGATGAATTGGAGGCAGGTGGAAATTCAGGTTCTAGTAGGAAAGATGCAGATGTGACTGTCAAACCATCACaag GGTTTGACAAGAAGCCGAGTATTGATGGACATGAAAATGGAGACCTAGGAAATTCAGTTGAAACTCCCTTAGAAGAGACTGCACCAAAACTAGCAAATTCTGCTGAGTCCTTATCCTAA